From Ptychodera flava strain L36383 chromosome 2, AS_Pfla_20210202, whole genome shotgun sequence, the proteins below share one genomic window:
- the LOC139118924 gene encoding uncharacterized protein, whose product MDSLIGACWRCGRAGTVKCPQCDFGLYCRRKCMKEDKFRHEVECKYAKKLHACSACGKETSSAKLCSACLSARYCNKDCQKKHWPKHKDACVEVGNNIITLASALVHSQRHVDVDTKELDGLGIYYLGNTPAVDLLKLHQNEWSSGHYPDKLSLLLAGVGDLRNVIKTVASLPDKFKGQVELTMNDCDVHILARNVLFLYMMFSARDIKEVSDALVQLWYSICITDEHNEYLKGVLGHLITTDTDAIAVQTKGKLVVMEDDLEQFKSIWSAWMTSLQSGGPKGHIIEQRNVSTVVDPKCSTGRRIYINSVPRRHLQSLQEYLKCGLLLPSSDPKKQEAVFQNVTLLCINPLRDNSVKPIPFSELSLIGMVAQQFREELLVYPVESDKLPFTCWDYLEASLYTDVNCVPKMYCSYISHLIEKFIGVADRGQTSFHVLLGDCFQLGPTIEGKSFDRIATSNLADYYGVPAILDYFKPFLNSLNPHSLIITESMNWLRHLKAVEPDPVDKKFNFDMMAGIARDTGNPIENLGYLGSPTTFREYCDDRTMFMNYLRIDLLASRIRKSGRKPTRKDIPNYSDATTYNGFRLRDFNHELNRVMPYRWKVNKRRVTQLTGQERGLEWYLTKD is encoded by the exons ATGGATTCTCTTATTGGAGCGTGTTGGCGTTGTGGCCGTGCAGGGACTGTGAAGTGTCCGCAGTGTGATTTTGGTCTGTATTGTCGTAGAAAGTGTATGAAAGAGGACAAGTTCAGACATGAG GTCGAGTGTAAGTATGCCAAGAAATTACACGCTTGCAGTGCTTGTGGTAAAGAAACTTCATCGGCCAAGCTGTGTTCTGCTTGTCTGTCGGCGAGGTATTGTAATAAAGATTGTCAAAAGAAACACTGGCCAAAACACAAGGATGCATGCGTTGAGGTAGGAAACAACATTATCACACTTGCGTCGGCTTTAGTCCACTCGCAACGCCACGTTGATGTCGATACCAAGGAATTGGACGGCCTTGGTATCTATTACCTTGGCAACACACCTGCAGTTGATCTACTGAAACTACACCAGAATGAATGGAGCAGTGGACATTATCCCGATAAGCTGTCCCTTCTACTTGCTGGTGTTGGTGATCTAAGAAATGTAATCAAGACGGTAGCCTCACTTCCAgataagttcaaaggtcaagtggaattaACCATGAACGACTGTGATGTCCATATTCTGGCTCGGAACGTGTTATTCTTGTACATGATGTTTTCAGCAAGGGATATCAAGGAAGTCTCAGATGCGTTGGTCCAGTTATGGTACTCCATATGCATTACAGACGAACACAATGAATATCTGAAGGGCGTTCTTGGGCATTTAATAACAACCGATACAGACGCTATAGCTGTACAGACAAAGGGCAAGTTGGTTGTTATGGAAGATGATTTAGAACAGTTCAAATCGATCTGGTCGGCTTGGATGACGTCATTACAAAGTGGCGGACCAAAGGGCCATATTATCGAGCAACGCAACGTCAGCACCGTTGTTGACCCCAAATGCTCAACTGGTCGGCGGATCTACATTAATAGCGTACCAAGACGGCATCTTCAGTCACTACAGGAGTACTTGAAATGTGGTCTTTTACTGCCTTCTTCCGATCCTAAGAAACAGGAAGCAGTTTTTCAAAACGTGACGCTACTGTGTATAAATCCTCTACGTGACAATTCGGTCAAGCCTATTCCTTTTTCGGAACTGTCTCTGATAGGCATGGTAGCTCAACAGTTTCGTGAGGAATTACTGGTGTACCCAGTCGAATCTGACAAACTTCCTTTCACTTGTTGGGATTATTTAGAGGCAAGTCTGTATACAGATGTCAATTGCGTACCAAAAATGTACTGCAGCTACATCTCTCATCTGATTGAGAAATTTATTGGTGTTGCTGATAGAGGCCAAACTTCATTTCACGTTCTCCTCGGCGATTGCTTTCAGCTTGGACCAACAATTGAAGGAAAGAGTTTCGATCGCATCGCAACTTCAAATTTGGCTGATTACTACGGGGTACCAGCTATTCTGGATTACTTTAAGCCTTTCTTAAATTCATTGAATCCCCATTCTCTCATAATAACGGAATCGATGAATTGGCTGCGTCATTTAAAAGCAGTCGAGCCTGATCCAGTTGACAAGAAGTTTAATTTTGATATGATGGCCGGCATAGCTCGTGACACAGGTAATCCGATTGAGAATTTAGGTTATCTCGGGTCGCCAACTACATTCAGAGAATATTGTGATGATAGAACGATGTTTATGAATTATCTCAGGATTGATTTGCTTGCGAGCCGTATCCGAAAATCTGGACGGAAACCGACGCGTAAGGACATACCAAACTACAGTGACGCCACGACATATAATGGATTCAGGCTTCGAGATTTTAACCACGAGCTCAATCGGGTCATGCCTTATCGTTGGAAGGTAAACAAGCGACGGGTTACTCAGTTGACTGGACAAGAAAGGGGTTTGGAATGGTATTTGACAAAAGATTAG